A region from the Deltaproteobacteria bacterium genome encodes:
- a CDS encoding MIase like protein — translation MLKAQINKPAGVSNKEFYGVWLKEAEAAVAAHKAGVIKAIWKVAGKPEVVAVLDVESADVLEAAVLGLPLWKLGYSHMVKVEWDVVRPYENWYEDLKKLAAE, via the coding sequence ATGCTCAAAGCGCAGATCAATAAGCCAGCAGGCGTCTCGAATAAAGAATTCTATGGTGTGTGGCTGAAAGAAGCAGAAGCCGCGGTCGCTGCCCACAAAGCCGGAGTCATCAAAGCGATCTGGAAAGTGGCAGGAAAACCGGAAGTGGTCGCTGTCCTTGATGTCGAATCTGCTGATGTGCTTGAGGCCGCTGTGCTCGGTTTACCGCTGTGGAAATTGGGATATTCACACATGGTAAAAGTCGAATGGGATGTCGTGCGACCGTATGAGAATTGGTACGAGGATCTCAAGAAGTTAGCGGCGGAATGA
- a CDS encoding enoyl-ACP reductase: MADLQNSISNFLDFSGKTALVTGVLDEHSIAWPIAKYLNDGGARVALSIQRKAVRRMMGNIPNQLHNPLIVECDASREEEIERMYAEIGKEFAHIDFLIHSIAYAPPQSFENRFVNITKADFALALDISAYSLIALARGALPFMKDRGGCILAMTYYASEKVIPGYQLMSTAKAALDNIIRNLAFDLAQHRIRVNGLSPGPTATKAGSAIPGFALMQEYMRVNAPLQDAILNSDAGKAALFLCSPMAEKITGEIIHIDGGYNILGMMLNRP, translated from the coding sequence ATGGCCGATCTGCAAAACTCGATCAGCAACTTTCTTGATTTCTCAGGCAAGACCGCGCTTGTCACCGGAGTGCTCGACGAACATTCCATTGCCTGGCCCATTGCCAAATATCTGAATGACGGTGGTGCGCGGGTGGCATTATCGATTCAGCGCAAAGCCGTGCGGCGTATGATGGGGAATATACCCAATCAACTGCACAACCCGCTGATTGTCGAATGCGATGCAAGTAGAGAAGAAGAGATCGAACGCATGTACGCTGAGATTGGCAAGGAATTCGCCCATATCGATTTTCTTATCCACTCGATCGCGTATGCGCCACCTCAATCGTTCGAGAATCGCTTTGTCAATATTACCAAGGCTGACTTTGCCCTTGCGCTTGATATTAGTGCTTACTCGCTGATTGCCTTAGCCCGTGGTGCACTGCCGTTCATGAAAGATCGTGGCGGGTGTATCCTGGCGATGACTTACTACGCAAGTGAGAAAGTGATTCCTGGGTATCAGTTGATGAGTACGGCGAAAGCGGCGCTCGACAATATCATCAGGAACCTGGCCTTTGACCTTGCGCAGCATCGTATCCGCGTGAATGGACTGTCTCCTGGGCCAACGGCGACGAAAGCAGGATCAGCAATCCCAGGCTTCGCCCTCATGCAAGAGTACATGCGCGTGAACGCTCCATTACAAGACGCGATCCTGAACTCCGATGCCGGGAAAGCTGCGCTCTTCTTATGTAGCCCGATGGCCGAGAAGATCACGGGCGAGATTATTCACATCGATGGTGGGTACAACATTCTCGGGATGATGCTCAATCGACCGTAG
- a CDS encoding glycosyltransferase family 4 protein, translated as MPNVLLEALGLGIPVLAASIGGMANILVDNENALLFQSGNHSECCQILRRAAQLSVSELHTLGENGQRLVAAQFTHQAEAERYLATLPHVSSGTAK; from the coding sequence ATGCCAAACGTTCTCCTAGAGGCTCTTGGGCTCGGTATTCCTGTCTTAGCAGCTTCGATCGGTGGGATGGCGAACATTTTGGTCGACAACGAGAATGCCCTGCTTTTCCAATCCGGTAATCACAGTGAGTGTTGTCAGATTTTACGGAGAGCGGCGCAACTTTCAGTGTCGGAGCTGCACACGCTTGGTGAGAACGGGCAACGCTTGGTTGCTGCCCAATTCACGCATCAGGCTGAAGCTGAGCGCTATCTTGCGACGCTGCCGCACGTTTCTTCAGGCACAGCGAAGTAA
- a CDS encoding glycosyltransferase family 4 protein: MHATILVSHYQLCWAGALQPWQGLNTLLQAFARLADLTDLRLVICSSNYSKRAKLYEKLATRLGVHDRIVWRFALDEHELAAWLPHAALSVAPLTDCARNIEQGCAPLKILESLAAGVPVVALDLPSVREIMTDSEHGRLVQPDRPAELARVIRVLLQYPERLREMGAHGQRHIAVYFSWQRSLHLLRRLYRTLLLTKENRDHEYERHVSIAE; this comes from the coding sequence CTGCATGCGACAATTCTGGTCAGTCATTACCAGCTCTGTTGGGCTGGCGCTCTCCAACCCTGGCAAGGACTCAATACCTTGCTGCAAGCGTTCGCACGCCTTGCCGATCTGACTGACTTGCGACTGGTCATTTGTTCCTCGAATTATTCGAAGCGCGCCAAACTCTATGAGAAGCTTGCCACGAGACTGGGAGTGCATGACCGGATTGTCTGGCGTTTCGCCCTCGATGAACACGAATTAGCAGCGTGGCTACCTCATGCTGCTCTGTCTGTTGCTCCTCTCACAGACTGTGCACGCAATATCGAACAAGGCTGTGCACCGCTCAAGATTCTTGAGTCGTTGGCCGCTGGCGTGCCAGTAGTTGCGTTGGATTTGCCTTCCGTGCGTGAGATTATGACTGATAGTGAACATGGCCGCTTAGTGCAGCCGGATCGACCTGCGGAGCTGGCTCGGGTCATACGTGTTTTGCTGCAATATCCAGAGCGATTGCGTGAAATGGGCGCTCACGGACAACGACACATCGCCGTGTATTTCTCCTGGCAGCGTTCGCTACACCTGCTGCGCAGATTGTATCGGACACTTCTTCTCACTAAGGAAAACCGAGATCATGAGTACGAACGTCACGTATCGATCGCTGAATGA
- a CDS encoding class I SAM-dependent methyltransferase, which produces MIPEMQTLKTRLKATWMAGDYGHFATYLEPGALEFLARLALTPGTRMLDVACGAGQIAIPAARAGVYVTGIDLAANLIAQARTRAQAEGVTVQFDEGDAEALPYEDASFDIVVSLIGAMFAPQPDRVAAELLRVCRPGGRIVMANWTPEGHVGQMFKIIGKHVPPSPLMVSPVKWGDAAIVRERLQHGTVNLQTTTRRYPMRYPFSPPEVVEFFRIYYGPVNRAFAALDLTGQHALRRDLEELWLRNNQTHDNSTHVEAEYLEVVALRSEVPRRNPLGRA; this is translated from the coding sequence ATGATTCCTGAAATGCAAACCCTGAAAACGCGTCTCAAGGCGACCTGGATGGCAGGCGATTACGGACATTTCGCCACGTACTTGGAGCCCGGCGCGTTGGAGTTCCTTGCTCGGCTCGCGCTGACACCTGGCACCCGCATGCTGGATGTCGCCTGCGGCGCAGGGCAGATCGCTATTCCGGCAGCTCGCGCTGGGGTGTACGTCACCGGCATCGACCTCGCCGCCAATCTCATCGCTCAAGCCCGGACGCGTGCGCAGGCCGAGGGGGTCACGGTTCAGTTTGATGAGGGCGATGCGGAAGCACTTCCCTACGAAGATGCGTCGTTCGATATCGTCGTCAGCCTGATTGGGGCTATGTTCGCGCCTCAGCCTGACCGGGTTGCGGCTGAACTGCTACGCGTGTGTCGTCCTGGTGGCCGTATTGTCATGGCCAACTGGACACCCGAAGGGCACGTCGGCCAGATGTTCAAGATCATCGGCAAACATGTGCCACCGTCGCCCCTCATGGTCTCTCCAGTGAAATGGGGCGACGCGGCGATCGTCCGCGAACGGCTCCAGCATGGCACTGTCAACCTGCAGACCACGACACGTCGGTATCCGATGCGTTATCCCTTTTCGCCGCCGGAGGTGGTCGAGTTCTTTCGTATCTATTATGGGCCGGTCAATCGTGCGTTTGCTGCACTCGACCTCACAGGGCAGCACGCCTTGCGTCGCGACCTTGAGGAGTTGTGGCTGCGCAACAATCAAACGCACGATAACTCGACGCACGTCGAGGCTGAATATCTTGAGGTGGTCGCGCTCCGCTCTGAGGTACCGAGAAGAAATCCGCTGGGCAGAGCGTAG